Proteins encoded by one window of Vanacampus margaritifer isolate UIUO_Vmar chromosome 17, RoL_Vmar_1.0, whole genome shotgun sequence:
- the tmem200b gene encoding transmembrane protein 200A, with protein MKTQNTSGVIISSPSRRRKPRFTLRGRKKKDGVIQGKLRLRSIAGAFLVLGVIVVMVGTALAVAGYRMSRLSILGSAEGNHVSDPRGNWSLGAKSFLSSISMTHCERMKLLGPVIMGVGLFILICANTVLYENRDRETQMLLAQMRSVICSVSAAVPSADLQEMAVANSMSKHHWVSSLPAAQLNSFCRQQLASSEPLLQTRRADVEGVYQQTVLQTEALHHQESVPPASTNSSSCNSSQVDFNAQFETGLSFNTQLNTPLVKLNNCLMSASSMSTLGVDDVDIPTAQPRRCHSMSYRTKPYMAQTPLSMVKTDQAVTRKEPLSQVCINIPGQVVDVTEEHTHQSWPRLDLGIGRRYLKLENKEDSVDKLLDQLEQQYSQWDKSFGSGPFQ; from the coding sequence ATGAAGACCCAAAACACCAGCGGCGTCATAATATCGTCACCCTCCCGCCGGCGAAAGCCTCGCTTTACCTTACGGGGCCGAAAGAAGAAGGACGGTGTGATCCAAGGCAAGCTTCGCCTACGTTCAATTGCTGGAGCTTTCCTGGTGCTTGGGGTCATTGTGGTCATGGTGGGCACCGCTCTGGCGGTGGCAGGATACCGAATGTCACGTTTGTCCATTCTGGGATCGGCGGAGGGAAATCATGTTTCGGATCCACGGGGGAATTGGAGTCTGGGAGCGAAGAGCTTTCTGTCATCAATCAGCATGACCCACTGCGAGCGGATGAAGCTGCTGGGTCCTGTCATCATGGGGGTGGGACTCTTCATCCTCATCTGTGCCAATACGGTCTTGTATGAGAACCGTGACCGAGAGACTCAGATGCTGCTGGCTCAGATGCGCAGCGTCATCTGTTCGGTGTCTGCCGCCGTGCCGTCGGCGGACCTTCAAGAAATGGCAGTCGCCAACTCCATGTCCAAACATCACTGGGTGAGCAGTTTGCCGGCTGCCCAGCTCAACAGCTTCTGTCGGCAGCAGCTGGCAAGTTCCGAACCTCTGTTGCAAACGAGACGTGCGGACGTGGAAGGCGTCTACCAGCAGACGGTCCTGCAAACGGAGGCTCTCCATCATCAAGAGTCAGTGCCTCCGGCTTCCACCAATTCATCCTCTTGTAACTCCAGCCAGGTGGACTTCAACGCACAGTTTGAAACCGGGTTGAGCTTTAACACCCAACTCAACACCCCGCTTGTAAAGCTCAATAACTGCCTGATGTCTGCCAGCTCCATGTCCACCCTGGGGGTGGACGACGTGGACATTCCGACAGCTCAACCTCGACGCTGCCATAGTATGAGTTACAGGACTAAACCTTACATGGCTCAAACTCCTTTGTCCATGGTGAAAACCGATCAAGCAGTTACGAGAAAAGAACCTCTTTCACAAGTTTGCATTAACATTCCCGGACAGGTTGTGGATGTCACGGAGGAGCACACTCACCAAAGCTGGCCTCGGCTAGACTTGGGCATAGGGAGACGGTACTTGAAACTGGAGAACAAAGAGGACTCTGTGGACAAACTGCTGGACCAGTTAGAGCAGCAGTATTCTCAGTGGGATAAAAGTTTTGGTTCAGGACCTTTCCAGTGA